A stretch of the Flavobacterium sp. 5 genome encodes the following:
- a CDS encoding RND family transporter, protein MKKKITVGFWETIARIVLKNRITILGAILAITIFLAFQWKNLGMTYTEANLLPKKHIVNKQYQDFLNKFGEEGNLIVIGFKNNTFFTPKAFAAWNELMTGLKNSKEVDLVVSLNDLKKLEKDTVAQKFELAPLIDQKQIQNPKYLQKIKFELFNNLPFYEGLLFNKESGSIRSAVYLNKKIVNTAARKTFILENLVPKIDKFEKTTGIDLRVSGMPYIRTINAENMKGEIGLFIGAALFITSLIFFLFFQSFRATIISMCILIIGVMWSFGTLGLFHYKITILTAIIPPLIIVIGVTNCIFLINKYQQEIKLHQNQAKALQRVISTIGVSTLMTNLTTAAGFATFMITGNDLLFEFGLVTSINVITVYLLTLVIVPIVYSFMEVPKPEHLKHLTRTYISSLLDWVENVVKNRRKTIYIIYGAFLIFSVIGVSQIKVSGSLIGEMPKSASFFKDIIFFEKEFNGVMPLEIMVDTKHKKGVLKLSTMKKMDELQKTIASLPELSKPVSIVNLVKYSKQAYYNGKPEYYELPTSQEQAFILSYAKNATKNSKDNLMKSYVDSTGQYARITTFMKDIGTEEMERVENKLQTKIDSIFPKERYNVTLTGKALVFQKGTSYLVDNLRESLIFAIFLIAGLMTYLFRSAKMVMASVITNVLPLCITSGLMGYFGIPLKPSTILVFSIAFGISVDNAIQFMAKYRYDLNLNNGKIKKSVFSALRETGISTFYTSVVLIVGFATFTLSSFSGTIALGGLISCTLAFAMFANLLVLPALVLTFEKKRTKKEDQPLEE, encoded by the coding sequence ATGAAAAAGAAAATAACAGTTGGATTTTGGGAAACTATAGCCCGAATTGTACTTAAAAATAGAATAACAATACTTGGAGCAATTCTTGCCATTACCATTTTTCTTGCTTTTCAGTGGAAAAACTTAGGGATGACCTATACCGAAGCTAATCTACTTCCTAAAAAACATATTGTAAATAAACAATATCAGGACTTCTTAAATAAATTTGGAGAAGAAGGCAATCTTATCGTAATAGGATTTAAAAACAATACTTTTTTTACTCCCAAAGCTTTTGCTGCCTGGAATGAATTAATGACAGGTTTGAAAAATTCTAAAGAAGTAGATTTGGTTGTTTCTTTAAATGATTTAAAAAAACTTGAAAAAGATACTGTTGCTCAAAAATTCGAGTTGGCTCCACTTATTGATCAAAAACAAATTCAGAATCCAAAATATCTTCAAAAAATCAAATTTGAGTTATTCAACAATCTTCCTTTTTATGAAGGTTTACTATTTAACAAAGAATCTGGAAGTATTCGATCTGCAGTTTATCTCAATAAAAAAATTGTAAATACAGCAGCCAGAAAAACATTCATTCTGGAAAATCTTGTGCCAAAAATCGACAAGTTCGAAAAAACTACAGGTATTGATCTTCGCGTTTCGGGTATGCCTTACATTCGTACAATTAATGCCGAAAACATGAAAGGTGAAATTGGCTTATTCATTGGAGCTGCTTTATTTATTACCTCTTTAATTTTCTTTCTGTTTTTCCAATCATTCAGAGCCACTATTATTTCGATGTGTATATTGATTATAGGCGTAATGTGGTCTTTTGGAACACTTGGTCTATTTCATTATAAAATAACAATTCTTACCGCTATTATTCCGCCTTTAATTATTGTTATTGGGGTTACCAATTGTATCTTTTTGATTAACAAGTATCAACAGGAAATAAAATTACATCAAAATCAAGCCAAAGCTTTACAACGTGTAATTTCTACAATTGGAGTTTCTACATTAATGACCAATTTGACAACTGCTGCAGGTTTTGCCACCTTTATGATTACTGGAAATGACTTATTATTTGAATTTGGTTTAGTCACCTCAATAAATGTAATTACGGTTTATCTACTTACGCTAGTTATTGTACCTATTGTGTATAGCTTTATGGAGGTTCCAAAACCAGAACATTTAAAACACTTAACCAGAACCTACATTTCATCGCTTCTAGACTGGGTAGAAAACGTTGTAAAAAACCGTCGAAAAACAATCTATATTATTTATGGTGCATTCTTGATTTTTAGCGTAATTGGTGTTTCTCAAATAAAAGTTTCAGGAAGTTTAATTGGTGAAATGCCAAAATCCGCTTCTTTTTTTAAAGACATTATCTTTTTTGAAAAAGAGTTTAACGGAGTAATGCCATTAGAAATAATGGTAGACACCAAACATAAAAAAGGAGTATTGAAACTCTCAACGATGAAAAAAATGGATGAATTGCAAAAAACTATTGCATCGCTTCCAGAATTATCGAAACCAGTTTCTATTGTCAATTTAGTTAAATATTCCAAACAAGCATATTATAATGGTAAACCAGAATATTATGAATTGCCTACTTCACAAGAACAGGCTTTTATATTGTCGTATGCCAAAAATGCCACCAAAAACAGTAAAGACAACTTGATGAAAAGCTATGTAGATTCTACAGGACAATATGCCCGAATCACAACTTTCATGAAGGACATTGGAACTGAAGAAATGGAAAGAGTCGAAAATAAATTACAGACCAAAATAGACAGTATTTTTCCGAAAGAACGTTACAATGTTACCCTTACTGGAAAAGCCTTGGTTTTCCAAAAAGGAACTTCCTACCTTGTAGACAACCTTAGAGAATCACTAATATTTGCCATTTTTCTTATTGCGGGATTAATGACCTATTTGTTCCGTTCTGCAAAAATGGTTATGGCATCTGTAATTACAAACGTATTGCCGCTTTGTATCACATCTGGACTGATGGGTTATTTTGGTATTCCGTTAAAACCTTCTACAATATTAGTTTTTAGTATTGCTTTTGGTATTTCTGTAGACAATGCAATTCAGTTTATGGCAAAATACCGCTATGATCTGAATTTGAACAATGGTAAAATAAAAAAATCTGTTTTTAGTGCTTTGAGAGAAACGGGTATTAGTACTTTTTATACATCAGTGGTACTGATTGTAGGATTTGCGACTTTCACACTTTCAAGCTTCAGCGGAACAATTGCATTGGGAGGATTAATTTCATGTACACTTGCGTTTGCTATGTTTGCAAACTTATTGGTTTTACCTGCTTTGGTATTGACTTTTGAAAAAAAGAGAACCAAGAAAGAAGATCAGCCTCTGGAAGAGTAA
- the asnS gene encoding asparagine--tRNA ligase codes for MRHTRIKDLLNSTSILHEVNAKGWVRTFRNNQFIALNDGSTINNIQCVVDFENTPEETLKRITTGAAVSVTGNLVESKGAGQKYEIQVTKLEILGDSDAEKFPMQPKKHSLEFLRENAHLRVRTNAFGAIMRVRSVLSYAVHSYFQQKGFVYVNTPIITGADAEGAGEMFQVTSLPLDNLPKNEEGTIDYKKDFFGKHTNLTVSGQLEGETFAMALGQIYTFGPTFRAENSNTSRHLAEFWMIEPEVAFNDLDANMDLAEDFIQYVIKYVIDKCPDDLKFLEGRLLEEEKSKPQAERSEMALLEKLNFVLENNFKRVSYTEAIDILRDSTPNKKKKFQYIINEWGADLQSEHERYLVEKHFKCPVILFDYPANIKAFYMRLNEDGKTVRAMDILFPGIGEIVGGSQREERFDVLVEKMKALGIDEEELWWYLDTRRFGSAVHSGFGLGFERLVLFVTGMTNIRDVIAFPRTPQNAEF; via the coding sequence ATGAGACACACGAGAATTAAAGACTTACTAAACAGTACCTCGATACTTCATGAAGTAAATGCAAAAGGATGGGTTAGAACTTTTAGAAACAATCAATTTATCGCATTGAATGACGGTTCGACTATCAATAATATACAATGTGTTGTCGATTTTGAAAACACCCCAGAAGAAACTTTAAAAAGAATCACTACAGGTGCAGCAGTTTCGGTTACGGGAAATTTGGTGGAAAGTAAAGGCGCTGGACAGAAATATGAAATTCAGGTTACAAAACTAGAAATCCTTGGAGATTCGGACGCAGAGAAATTCCCAATGCAGCCTAAGAAACATTCTTTGGAATTCTTGCGTGAAAATGCGCATTTAAGAGTTAGAACAAATGCTTTTGGAGCAATCATGAGAGTACGTTCTGTTTTGTCGTATGCCGTTCATAGTTATTTTCAGCAAAAAGGATTTGTATATGTAAATACGCCAATCATTACGGGTGCTGATGCCGAAGGTGCCGGAGAAATGTTTCAAGTAACTTCGTTGCCCTTAGACAATTTACCAAAAAACGAAGAAGGCACTATTGATTACAAAAAAGATTTCTTTGGAAAACATACTAATCTTACGGTTTCGGGACAATTAGAAGGTGAAACTTTTGCGATGGCTTTGGGTCAGATTTATACTTTTGGACCAACATTTAGAGCTGAGAATTCAAATACTTCACGCCACTTGGCAGAATTTTGGATGATTGAACCAGAAGTAGCTTTCAATGATTTGGATGCCAATATGGATTTGGCAGAAGATTTTATTCAGTACGTGATTAAATATGTAATCGATAAATGTCCTGATGATTTAAAATTCTTGGAAGGCCGTTTATTAGAAGAAGAAAAGTCAAAGCCACAAGCTGAAAGAAGCGAAATGGCTTTGTTAGAAAAGTTGAATTTTGTTTTAGAAAATAACTTTAAACGTGTTTCATACACTGAAGCTATTGATATTTTAAGAGATTCAACTCCAAATAAAAAGAAAAAATTCCAATACATAATTAACGAATGGGGAGCTGATTTACAATCGGAACACGAGCGTTATTTAGTAGAAAAACACTTTAAATGCCCAGTAATCTTATTTGATTATCCTGCTAACATTAAAGCTTTCTACATGCGTTTGAATGAAGATGGAAAAACAGTTCGTGCGATGGATATTCTTTTCCCTGGAATTGGAGAAATCGTAGGAGGCTCTCAAAGAGAAGAGCGTTTTGATGTTTTGGTTGAAAAAATGAAAGCCTTAGGAATTGACGAAGAAGAATTATGGTGGTATTTAGATACACGCAGATTCGGATCAGCAGTTCACTCTGGCTTCGGACTTGGATTCGAAAGACTAGTGCTTTTTGTGACTGGAATGACAAACATACGTGATGTAATTGCTTTCCCGAGAACACCACAGAACGCAGAATTCTAA